In Erpetoichthys calabaricus chromosome 2, fErpCal1.3, whole genome shotgun sequence, a genomic segment contains:
- the bdnf gene encoding brain-derived neurotrophic factor isoform X1 translates to MFHQVRRVMTILFITMVISYFSCMKAAPMKDAGVIRGHAGPGYLGARTHGTLESMGVPQRGLPSLADTFEQVIEELLDGGNEPQPATKGADPKDADMYTSRVMISSQVPLEPPLLFLLEEYKNYLDSANMSMRVRRHSDPARRGELSVCDSISEWVTAVDKKTAVDMSGQTVTVLEKVPVPNGQLKQYFYETKCNPMGYTKEGCRGIDKRHYNSQCRTTQSYVRALTMDSKKKIGWRFIRIDTSCVCTLTIKRGR, encoded by the coding sequence TTCCACCAGGTGAGAAGAGTGATGACCATCTTGTTCATTACTATGGTTATTTCATACTTTAGTTGCATGAAAGCTGCTCCCATGAAAGATGCCGGCGTCATCCGAGGTCACGCCGGACCGGGCTACCTTGGAGCACGGACCCATGGGACTTTGGAGAGCATGGGTGTACCCCAACGTGGATTGCCGTCACTAGCGGACACTTTTGAGCAGGTCATTGAGGAACTGCTTGATGGGGGAAATGAGCCTCAGCCTGCCACAAAGGGGGCTGATCCCAAGGATGCGGACATGTACACATCACGCGTAATGATCAGTAGCCAAGTGCCTTTGGAACCCCCTCTGCTCTTTCTCCTGGAGGAGTATAAAAACTACCTGGACTCGGCAAACATGTCCATGAGGGTGCGCCGCCACTCAGACCCGGCCCGCCGAGGCGAGCTCAGCGTATGTGACAGTATTAGTGAATGGGTGACAGCTGTTGACAAAAAGACGGCAGTGGACATGTCAGGGCAGACGGTAACCGTCCTGGAAAAGGTCCCTGTACCAAACGGCCAATTGAAGCAATACTTTTATGAGACCAAATGTAACCCAATGGGCTACACCAAGGAAGGCTGCAGAGGAATCGACAAGAGGCATTACAATTCCCAGTGTCGGACGACCCAGTCATATGTACGAGCTCTCACTAtggatagcaaaaaaaaaattggctggCGCTTTATAAGAATAGACACTTCCTGTGTATGTACATTAACCATTAAGAGAGGGAGATAG
- the bdnf gene encoding brain-derived neurotrophic factor isoform X2, protein MTILFITMVISYFSCMKAAPMKDAGVIRGHAGPGYLGARTHGTLESMGVPQRGLPSLADTFEQVIEELLDGGNEPQPATKGADPKDADMYTSRVMISSQVPLEPPLLFLLEEYKNYLDSANMSMRVRRHSDPARRGELSVCDSISEWVTAVDKKTAVDMSGQTVTVLEKVPVPNGQLKQYFYETKCNPMGYTKEGCRGIDKRHYNSQCRTTQSYVRALTMDSKKKIGWRFIRIDTSCVCTLTIKRGR, encoded by the coding sequence ATGACCATCTTGTTCATTACTATGGTTATTTCATACTTTAGTTGCATGAAAGCTGCTCCCATGAAAGATGCCGGCGTCATCCGAGGTCACGCCGGACCGGGCTACCTTGGAGCACGGACCCATGGGACTTTGGAGAGCATGGGTGTACCCCAACGTGGATTGCCGTCACTAGCGGACACTTTTGAGCAGGTCATTGAGGAACTGCTTGATGGGGGAAATGAGCCTCAGCCTGCCACAAAGGGGGCTGATCCCAAGGATGCGGACATGTACACATCACGCGTAATGATCAGTAGCCAAGTGCCTTTGGAACCCCCTCTGCTCTTTCTCCTGGAGGAGTATAAAAACTACCTGGACTCGGCAAACATGTCCATGAGGGTGCGCCGCCACTCAGACCCGGCCCGCCGAGGCGAGCTCAGCGTATGTGACAGTATTAGTGAATGGGTGACAGCTGTTGACAAAAAGACGGCAGTGGACATGTCAGGGCAGACGGTAACCGTCCTGGAAAAGGTCCCTGTACCAAACGGCCAATTGAAGCAATACTTTTATGAGACCAAATGTAACCCAATGGGCTACACCAAGGAAGGCTGCAGAGGAATCGACAAGAGGCATTACAATTCCCAGTGTCGGACGACCCAGTCATATGTACGAGCTCTCACTAtggatagcaaaaaaaaaattggctggCGCTTTATAAGAATAGACACTTCCTGTGTATGTACATTAACCATTAAGAGAGGGAGATAG